In Streptomyces puniciscabiei, a single genomic region encodes these proteins:
- a CDS encoding M4 family metallopeptidase, with the protein MRSSSSRRRTPHASHRRTATVALAGVAALIAAAVQSGAASAAPAKPGPGKTDKAHVAVRLTPSQRVELIRHADATKAATARSLGLGAQEKLVVKDVVKDADGTLHTRYERTYAGLPVLGGDLVVDSDKSGKTMDVIKATRASVKVAALTPAVSKATAEKQAVQRARARGGTRSAADTVRKVIWAATGRPVLAYETVVGGLQDDGTPSRLHVITDATTGKKLYEYQGIETGVGNTQYSGQVQLTTTQSGSTYTLTDGARGGHKTYNLNHGTSGTGTLFSQSNDTWGNGSTSNAATAGADAHYGAQETWDFYKNTFGRSGIRNDGVAAYSRVHYSSNYVNAFWDDSCFCMTYGDGSNNNDPLTSLDVAGHEMSHGVTANTAGLDYSGESGGLNEATSDIMGTGVEFYANNAKDPGDYLIGEKININGDGTPLRYMDKPSKDGGSADYWSSSVGNLDVHYSSGVANHFFYLLSEGSGAKVINGVSYDSPTADGLPVTGIGRDKALQIWYKALTTKFTSTTNYADARTGTLAAAGELYGTSSTEYKAVQDAWAAVAVGSRSDGGGGGGGGTTYESNTSVAIPDNGPAVTSGITVSGRSGNAPGNLQVYVDITHTWRGDLVIDLVGPSGTAYRLKNFSSSDSADNVKQTFTVNASAEPANGTWTLRVQDQATYDTGTINGWKLTFP; encoded by the coding sequence TTGAGAAGCAGTTCCTCTCGCAGACGCACCCCCCACGCGTCCCACCGGCGCACCGCCACCGTCGCCCTCGCCGGCGTCGCCGCCCTGATCGCCGCCGCCGTCCAGTCGGGCGCGGCCAGCGCCGCACCGGCGAAGCCCGGGCCCGGAAAGACCGACAAGGCCCATGTGGCCGTGCGGCTCACCCCCTCGCAGCGCGTCGAGCTGATACGCCACGCCGACGCCACCAAGGCCGCCACCGCCCGGTCCCTCGGCCTCGGCGCCCAGGAGAAGCTGGTCGTCAAGGACGTCGTCAAGGACGCCGACGGCACCCTGCACACCCGCTACGAGCGCACCTACGCCGGCCTGCCGGTGCTCGGCGGCGACCTGGTCGTGGACAGCGACAAGTCCGGAAAGACCATGGACGTCATCAAGGCCACCCGAGCCTCCGTGAAGGTCGCCGCTCTCACCCCGGCCGTGTCGAAGGCCACCGCCGAGAAGCAGGCCGTACAGCGCGCCAGGGCCCGGGGCGGGACGAGGTCCGCCGCGGACACCGTCCGCAAGGTGATCTGGGCGGCGACCGGAAGGCCCGTCCTCGCCTACGAGACGGTCGTCGGCGGCCTCCAGGACGACGGCACCCCCAGCCGGCTGCACGTCATCACCGACGCCACCACCGGCAAGAAGCTCTACGAGTACCAGGGCATCGAGACCGGCGTCGGCAACACCCAGTACAGCGGGCAGGTGCAGCTCACCACGACCCAGTCGGGCTCGACGTACACGCTGACCGACGGGGCGCGCGGCGGCCACAAGACGTACAACCTGAACCACGGCACCTCGGGCACCGGGACGCTGTTCTCGCAGAGCAACGACACCTGGGGCAACGGCAGCACGTCCAACGCGGCCACCGCGGGCGCCGACGCGCACTACGGGGCGCAGGAGACCTGGGACTTCTACAAGAACACCTTCGGCCGCAGCGGCATCCGCAACGACGGGGTCGCGGCCTACAGCCGCGTCCATTACAGCAGCAACTACGTCAACGCCTTCTGGGACGACAGCTGCTTCTGCATGACCTATGGCGACGGCTCGAACAACAACGACCCGCTGACCTCGCTCGACGTGGCCGGCCACGAGATGAGCCACGGTGTCACCGCCAACACCGCGGGCCTGGACTACAGCGGTGAGTCCGGCGGCCTGAACGAGGCCACCAGCGACATCATGGGCACCGGCGTGGAGTTCTACGCCAACAACGCCAAGGACCCCGGTGACTACCTCATCGGCGAGAAGATCAACATCAACGGCGACGGCACCCCGCTGCGCTACATGGACAAGCCCAGCAAGGACGGCGGCTCCGCCGACTACTGGTCCTCGTCGGTCGGCAACCTGGACGTCCACTACTCGTCCGGCGTCGCCAACCACTTCTTCTACCTGCTGAGCGAGGGCAGCGGCGCCAAGGTGATCAACGGCGTCAGCTACGACTCGCCGACCGCGGACGGGCTTCCGGTCACCGGCATCGGCCGGGACAAGGCCCTGCAGATCTGGTACAAGGCGCTCACCACCAAGTTCACCTCCACCACCAACTACGCGGACGCCCGCACCGGCACCCTCGCGGCGGCCGGCGAGCTGTACGGCACCTCCAGCACCGAGTACAAGGCGGTGCAGGACGCCTGGGCGGCCGTGGCGGTCGGGTCGCGCTCCGACGGCGGCGGTGGCGGGGGCGGCGGCACGACGTACGAGAGCAACACCTCCGTCGCCATCCCGGACAACGGGCCGGCCGTCACCTCCGGCATCACGGTCTCCGGCAGGAGCGGAAACGCGCCGGGCAACCTCCAGGTGTACGTCGACATCACGCACACCTGGCGGGGGGACCTGGTGATCGACCTCGTCGGCCCCTCGGGCACCGCCTACCGCCTGAAGAACTTCAGCTCCTCGGACTCGGCGGACAACGTGAAGCAGACCTTCACGGTCAACGCCTCCGCCGAACCGGCCAACGGAACCTGGACGCTGAGGGTGCAGGATCAGGCCACCTACGACACCGGAACGATCAACGGCTGGAAGCTGACGTTCCCGTAA
- a CDS encoding M4 family metallopeptidase: MTPRYTRHKRATLAIATAVAAGALLSTGLTTTATAAGAGKSGATLAAAPAALSDSARVSLIQKAQADADRTAQQLGLGAKEKLVVKDVVKDVDGTVHTRYERTYAGLPVLGGDLVVHTAKSGRTEGVTKANQAAIKVASLKPQITAAKAEKQAVSAAKTLGSAKSTADGARKVIWAGSGKPVLAYETIVGGLQDDGTPNQLHVITDAATGKKLFEYQGIENATGTGKTLYSGTVSLTTTQSGSSYNLTDATRGSHKTYNLARKTSGKGTLVSNSTNTFGTGTASTSSSDQTAAADAAYGAQETWDFYKSTFGRSGIKNDGVGAYSRVHYGSSYVNAFWDDSCFCMTYGDGQGNADPLTSLDVAGHEMSHGVTANTAGLDYSGESGGLNEATSDIMGTGVEFYANNAKDPGDYLIGEKININGDGTPLRYMDKPSKDGGSADYWSSSVGNLDVHYSSGVANHFFYLLSEGSGSKTINGVTYNSPTSNGSTVTGIGRDKALQIWYKALTTYFTSTTNYKAARTGTLSAAAALYGSSSTEYKAVAAAWSAVNVN; the protein is encoded by the coding sequence GTGACCCCCCGCTACACGCGTCACAAGCGCGCCACCCTGGCCATCGCCACCGCCGTCGCCGCCGGAGCCCTGCTCTCCACGGGTCTGACCACGACCGCCACCGCGGCCGGCGCCGGCAAGAGCGGCGCGACCCTCGCCGCCGCCCCCGCCGCGCTGTCCGACTCGGCCCGTGTCTCCCTGATACAGAAGGCGCAGGCCGACGCCGACCGCACGGCGCAGCAACTCGGCCTCGGCGCCAAGGAGAAGCTGGTCGTCAAGGACGTCGTCAAGGACGTCGACGGCACCGTCCACACCCGTTACGAGCGCACCTACGCCGGCCTGCCGGTGCTCGGCGGCGACCTGGTCGTCCACACGGCCAAGTCGGGCAGGACCGAGGGCGTCACCAAGGCGAACCAGGCGGCCATCAAGGTGGCCTCGCTCAAGCCGCAGATCACCGCCGCCAAGGCCGAGAAGCAGGCGGTGTCCGCCGCCAAGACCCTCGGCTCCGCCAAGTCCACCGCGGACGGCGCGCGCAAGGTGATCTGGGCCGGTTCCGGCAAGCCCGTCCTCGCCTACGAGACGATCGTCGGCGGCCTGCAGGACGACGGCACCCCGAACCAGCTGCACGTCATCACCGACGCCGCCACCGGCAAGAAGCTGTTCGAGTACCAGGGCATCGAGAACGCGACCGGCACCGGAAAGACCCTGTACTCCGGCACCGTCAGCCTCACCACCACGCAGTCGGGCTCGTCGTACAACCTGACCGACGCCACGCGCGGCAGCCACAAGACCTACAACCTGGCCCGCAAGACGTCCGGCAAGGGCACGCTGGTCAGCAACTCGACCAACACCTTCGGCACCGGCACCGCCTCCACCTCCTCCTCCGACCAGACCGCGGCCGCCGACGCCGCCTACGGCGCGCAGGAGACCTGGGACTTCTACAAGTCCACGTTCGGCCGCAGCGGCATCAAGAACGACGGTGTCGGCGCCTACTCCCGCGTCCACTACGGCAGCTCGTACGTCAACGCCTTCTGGGACGACAGCTGCTTCTGCATGACCTACGGCGACGGCCAGGGCAACGCCGACCCGCTGACCTCGCTGGACGTGGCCGGCCACGAGATGAGCCACGGTGTCACCGCCAACACGGCGGGCCTGGACTACAGCGGTGAGTCCGGCGGCCTGAACGAGGCCACCAGCGACATCATGGGCACCGGCGTGGAGTTCTACGCCAACAACGCCAAGGACCCCGGTGACTACCTCATCGGCGAGAAGATCAACATCAACGGCGACGGCACCCCGCTGCGCTACATGGACAAGCCCAGCAAGGACGGCGGCAGCGCCGACTACTGGTCCTCGTCGGTCGGCAACCTGGACGTCCACTACTCGTCCGGCGTCGCGAACCACTTCTTCTACCTCCTCTCGGAGGGCAGCGGTTCGAAGACGATCAACGGGGTGACGTACAACTCGCCCACCTCCAACGGCTCCACGGTCACCGGCATCGGCCGGGACAAGGCGCTGCAGATCTGGTACAAGGCGCTGACCACGTACTTCACGTCGACGACGAACTACAAGGCGGCCCGCACGGGCACCCTGAGCGCGGCGGCGGCGCTGTACGGCTCCAGCAGCACCGAGTACAAGGCGGTGGCCGCGGCCTGGTCGGCGGTCAACGTCAACTAG
- a CDS encoding DUF1990 family protein, which yields MSPAPFTYEPVGATRDDLTYCPPGFHPMLVRTRLGEGQKLFHRAAEAVLTWEMHRAMGVGITATADRAAPGTDVTVTLAGLIKAPCRIIWTVEEPRRAGWAYGTLEGHPECGEEAFVVDRTGDGTVWLTVAAFSKQAKWYAKAGGPATRGLQHAYARRCGAVLRRLCEGLSEV from the coding sequence ATGTCCCCGGCGCCCTTCACCTACGAGCCGGTCGGCGCGACCCGCGACGACCTGACGTACTGCCCGCCCGGCTTCCACCCCATGCTCGTCCGCACCCGCCTCGGCGAGGGCCAGAAGCTCTTCCACCGGGCGGCCGAGGCAGTCCTCACCTGGGAGATGCACCGCGCCATGGGCGTGGGCATCACCGCCACCGCCGACCGCGCGGCCCCCGGCACCGACGTCACGGTCACCCTGGCGGGCCTGATCAAGGCCCCCTGCCGCATCATCTGGACGGTGGAGGAACCCCGCCGGGCCGGCTGGGCCTACGGCACGCTGGAGGGCCACCCCGAATGCGGCGAGGAGGCCTTCGTGGTCGACCGCACCGGCGACGGCACGGTCTGGCTGACGGTGGCGGCCTTCAGCAAGCAGGCCAAGTGGTACGCGAAGGCCGGCGGCCCGGCGACCCGGGGCCTGCAGCACGCGTACGCCCGCCGCTGCGGGGCGGTGCTGCGCAGGCTGTGCGAGGGGCTGTCCGAGGTATGA
- a CDS encoding putative T7SS-secreted protein: protein MGWGKVANSIVGGAEHLYDQGKKKLGEGVDYVTDEVGKGLDHVGLHDWANAVEDWGDGLASDLGATPGEKQLGQSDDASQLLHGSPHSIRESAKHLRKFHDAFDKVGQGLRKVDSSGWQGEGGDAFRKKFGVHPAKWAQAADACHTASAALESYADTVQWAQGQAKEAIALYDKGVKASKDGTDAYNKKVDAYNAKVKAGQDPGPKPGPFHDPGKADITEAVHKLAAARKQRNTAAAEAQGKVKAALAHAPAEPPPLQRLESDFGDLLLADTTEAVHFGGGVIKGAAGLIGFVRSVDPTDPYNVTHPAEYLQGLSMTLAGLVSADMHPDRALKDMWNQARKDPAEFEGRMLSQLPVGDGAGMELGLARDAAEAGLTRQAAEAAARSEARTGAEGAGRTTARHEVNEDPAQHSHDESSTESGGTDPINLATGKMYLPQTDVSLPGALPLVLTRRVESGYHLGHWFGPSWSSTLDQRLEIDAEGVVYVTEDGLLLSYPHPAPGVPTVASHGPRLPLDRVDGGYTITDPHTGQVRHFADRGDSLAVLEQIDDRNGNWISFEYDVEGTPVGVFAGSGQGVRITTDAGRVTAYHLTATSEELKRFAYTDGNLTEVFNSSGLPLRFTYDERGRVTSWTDTNDRSYSYEYDDQDRCVAEGGSAGHMTLRLTYEGPNPATGLRTTTATTGEGRTRHYLVNDTWQVVAETDALGAPTRYVRDRHHRLLSTTNPLGHTTTFEYDDAGNVTRVVRPDGREARAEYNSLGLPVKLLNPDGTIIRQTYDDRGNRTTVTDPAGQTTRFTYNEAGHLTSVTDPLGNTTSLVCDPAGLPLEVRDPLGAVTSYERDALGRPTAINDPTGATTRLEWSLEGHLTRRTAPDGTTETWAYDGEGNCTSHTDPLGGVSRFEYTHFDLLTARTGPDGVRYEFAHDAELRLTKVTNPQGLTWTYEYDAAGRLVRDTDFDDRTQRYEYDAAGRLIFRRDPLGQVTSFERNELGQVLRKDTAGQVTTYAYDFTDRLAQATGPDGTTLTLLRDRHGRLVSETVNDRTVTYTYDTLGRRTGRTTPTGAVSTWSYDAAGRRNGLVASGRSIDFTYDEAGRELTRHIAETITLEHTFDALGRLTTQSVTGAQGRTLQHRAYTYRADGNVNGIADHLNGERRFDLDATGRVTAVHAAGWTERYAYDEAGNQTQASWPSDHPGQEATGPRTYMGTRITRAGNVRYEHDALGRITLRQKTRLSRKPDTWRYEWDAEDRLTSVTTPDGTRWRYTYDPLGRRTAKLRMAADGETVVERVDFTWDGTTLCEQTTTSSDLPNPVTLTWDHQDLRPLTQTERITAADAPQEEIDSRFFAIVTDLVGTPNELIDEQGDIAWRTRGALWGTTAWSTNSTTYTPLRFPGQYYDPETGLHYNYFRHYDPETARYLTPDPLGLGPAPNPSTYVSNPLSWTDYLGLAPDYISIYRTPKGAHAEYELANGPNPANHQPGVDIGGGIISDGKIYFGERDVAAEYAGPTGVNFAKGMVKYDMHPSFLEEFGEHAKIHDYNGPNGAPRLEFEIPVEKLDRFNELTHGRSWVSIFGGPK, encoded by the coding sequence ATGGGGTGGGGCAAGGTCGCCAACTCGATCGTGGGCGGTGCCGAGCACCTCTACGACCAGGGCAAGAAGAAGCTCGGTGAAGGCGTCGACTACGTCACCGACGAGGTCGGCAAAGGCCTCGACCACGTCGGGCTGCACGACTGGGCGAACGCGGTCGAGGACTGGGGCGACGGACTGGCCTCCGACCTGGGCGCCACCCCGGGCGAGAAGCAACTCGGCCAGAGCGACGACGCGAGCCAACTCCTCCACGGCAGCCCCCACAGCATCCGCGAGAGCGCCAAACACCTGCGGAAGTTCCACGATGCCTTCGACAAGGTCGGCCAGGGCCTGAGGAAGGTCGACTCCTCCGGCTGGCAGGGCGAGGGCGGGGACGCCTTCCGCAAGAAGTTCGGGGTCCACCCGGCCAAGTGGGCTCAGGCGGCCGACGCCTGCCACACGGCTTCGGCCGCCCTGGAGTCCTACGCCGACACCGTCCAGTGGGCGCAGGGCCAGGCCAAGGAGGCCATCGCCCTCTACGACAAGGGTGTGAAGGCCTCCAAGGACGGCACCGACGCCTACAACAAGAAGGTCGACGCCTACAACGCCAAGGTGAAAGCAGGGCAGGACCCGGGCCCCAAACCCGGCCCGTTCCACGACCCGGGCAAGGCCGACATCACCGAGGCCGTCCACAAACTCGCCGCGGCCCGCAAGCAGCGCAACACCGCCGCCGCCGAAGCCCAGGGCAAGGTCAAAGCGGCCCTCGCCCACGCACCCGCCGAGCCCCCGCCACTGCAACGCCTGGAAAGCGACTTCGGCGACCTCCTTCTGGCCGACACCACCGAAGCGGTCCACTTCGGCGGCGGCGTGATCAAGGGTGCGGCCGGCCTGATCGGCTTCGTCCGCAGCGTGGACCCCACCGACCCGTACAACGTCACACATCCCGCCGAGTACCTCCAAGGCCTGAGCATGACCCTGGCCGGCCTCGTCTCCGCGGACATGCACCCCGACCGGGCCCTGAAGGACATGTGGAACCAGGCCCGCAAGGACCCCGCCGAGTTCGAAGGCCGCATGTTGTCCCAGCTCCCCGTCGGCGACGGCGCCGGAATGGAACTCGGTCTGGCGCGGGACGCGGCGGAAGCGGGACTGACCCGACAGGCGGCGGAAGCAGCGGCACGGAGCGAGGCCCGGACCGGGGCGGAGGGCGCGGGCAGAACGACAGCCCGGCACGAGGTCAACGAGGACCCGGCGCAGCACTCGCACGACGAGAGCAGTACGGAGAGCGGCGGCACGGACCCGATCAATCTGGCCACCGGCAAGATGTACCTGCCGCAGACGGACGTCTCGCTCCCCGGCGCACTGCCGTTGGTCCTGACCCGTCGAGTGGAGTCGGGCTACCACTTGGGCCACTGGTTCGGCCCGTCCTGGTCCTCAACGCTGGACCAGCGCCTGGAGATCGACGCGGAGGGAGTCGTCTACGTCACGGAGGACGGCCTGCTCCTGTCGTACCCGCATCCGGCACCGGGCGTGCCCACCGTGGCGAGCCACGGCCCACGCCTCCCCCTGGACCGGGTGGACGGTGGCTACACGATCACCGACCCGCACACCGGCCAGGTGCGGCACTTCGCCGATCGAGGCGACAGCCTGGCGGTCCTGGAACAGATAGACGACCGCAACGGCAACTGGATCTCCTTCGAGTACGACGTCGAGGGCACCCCTGTAGGCGTGTTCGCGGGCTCCGGCCAGGGCGTCCGCATCACCACGGATGCGGGCCGCGTCACGGCGTACCACTTGACCGCGACAAGCGAGGAACTGAAACGCTTCGCGTACACGGACGGCAACCTCACCGAGGTCTTCAACTCCTCCGGCCTCCCCCTGCGTTTCACCTACGACGAGCGAGGCCGGGTCACTTCCTGGACGGACACGAACGACCGCAGCTACAGCTACGAGTACGACGACCAGGACCGCTGTGTCGCTGAGGGCGGCTCGGCCGGCCACATGACCCTGCGCCTGACCTACGAGGGCCCGAACCCTGCGACAGGCCTGCGCACCACGACGGCCACGACCGGCGAGGGCCGCACCCGCCACTACCTGGTCAACGACACCTGGCAGGTCGTCGCAGAGACAGACGCCCTGGGCGCGCCGACCCGCTACGTCCGCGACCGCCACCACCGCCTGCTCTCCACGACGAACCCGCTGGGCCACACGACGACCTTCGAGTACGACGACGCAGGCAACGTCACCCGAGTGGTTCGCCCGGACGGCCGCGAAGCCCGGGCGGAGTACAACTCCCTGGGCCTGCCGGTGAAGCTGCTGAACCCGGACGGCACGATCATCCGCCAGACGTACGACGACCGGGGCAACCGCACGACGGTGACGGACCCGGCGGGCCAGACGACCCGGTTCACGTACAACGAGGCCGGCCACCTGACGTCGGTCACGGACCCGCTGGGCAACACGACGAGCCTGGTCTGCGACCCCGCGGGCCTCCCGCTGGAGGTCAGGGACCCCCTGGGCGCGGTGACCAGCTACGAACGGGACGCCCTGGGCCGCCCAACCGCGATCAACGACCCCACCGGCGCGACAACCCGCCTGGAATGGTCACTCGAGGGCCACCTGACCCGCCGCACGGCCCCCGACGGCACGACGGAGACGTGGGCGTACGACGGCGAGGGCAACTGCACCAGCCACACCGACCCCCTGGGCGGCGTCTCCCGCTTCGAATACACCCACTTCGACCTGCTGACGGCCCGCACGGGCCCGGACGGCGTCCGCTACGAGTTCGCCCACGACGCGGAGCTCCGCCTGACGAAGGTCACCAACCCGCAGGGCCTGACGTGGACATACGAGTACGACGCGGCAGGCCGCCTGGTGAGGGACACGGACTTCGACGACCGCACACAGAGGTACGAATACGACGCCGCGGGTCGTCTGATCTTCCGCCGCGACCCCCTCGGCCAGGTCACGTCTTTCGAACGCAACGAACTGGGCCAGGTGCTCCGCAAGGACACGGCAGGCCAGGTGACGACGTACGCATACGATTTCACGGACCGACTCGCCCAGGCCACAGGCCCGGACGGCACCACCCTGACCTTGCTGCGCGACCGCCACGGACGCCTCGTCTCGGAGACGGTCAACGACCGCACGGTGACGTACACGTACGACACCCTGGGCCGCCGCACGGGCCGCACCACCCCAACCGGCGCGGTTTCCACTTGGTCGTACGACGCGGCAGGTCGTCGTAACGGCTTGGTGGCATCAGGCCGTTCGATCGACTTCACGTACGACGAAGCGGGCCGCGAGCTGACCCGTCACATCGCCGAAACGATCACTCTCGAGCACACCTTCGACGCGCTGGGCCGCCTGACGACGCAGTCGGTGACCGGCGCGCAGGGCCGCACGCTCCAGCACCGGGCGTACACCTACCGAGCCGACGGCAACGTCAACGGTATCGCCGACCACCTGAACGGCGAGCGCCGCTTCGACCTGGACGCGACGGGCAGGGTGACGGCAGTCCACGCGGCAGGCTGGACGGAGCGATACGCGTACGACGAGGCAGGCAACCAGACCCAGGCGTCCTGGCCGTCGGACCACCCGGGCCAGGAGGCAACGGGCCCACGCACCTACATGGGCACCCGCATCACCCGAGCCGGCAACGTGCGCTACGAACACGACGCACTCGGCCGCATCACCCTCCGCCAGAAGACCCGGCTGTCGAGAAAGCCGGACACATGGCGCTACGAATGGGACGCCGAGGACCGCCTCACGTCGGTGACGACACCGGACGGCACCCGCTGGCGCTACACCTACGACCCCCTGGGCCGCCGCACAGCAAAACTCCGCATGGCCGCCGACGGCGAAACGGTCGTGGAACGGGTGGACTTCACCTGGGACGGCACCACCCTCTGCGAACAGACCACAACTTCTTCCGACCTCCCCAACCCGGTCACCCTCACCTGGGACCACCAGGACCTACGCCCCCTGACCCAAACGGAACGCATCACCGCGGCCGACGCGCCCCAAGAAGAGATCGACTCCCGCTTCTTCGCCATCGTCACCGACCTCGTCGGCACCCCGAACGAACTCATAGACGAACAGGGCGACATAGCTTGGCGCACGAGAGGCGCCCTCTGGGGAACGACGGCGTGGTCGACGAACAGCACCACCTACACACCCCTACGCTTCCCAGGCCAGTACTACGACCCCGAAACGGGCCTCCACTACAACTACTTCCGCCATTACGACCCAGAGACTGCCCGCTACCTCACCCCCGACCCCCTCGGGCTCGGGCCAGCACCCAACCCGTCGACCTATGTGTCAAACCCCCTGTCGTGGACGGACTACCTGGGTCTGGCGCCGGACTACATTTCGATCTACCGGACCCCTAAGGGAGCCCATGCGGAATACGAACTTGCGAACGGCCCAAATCCGGCCAACCACCAGCCTGGAGTAGACATCGGCGGCGGCATCATTTCCGATGGGAAGATCTACTTTGGCGAACGGGATGTCGCAGCCGAGTACGCCGGACCGACGGGCGTCAACTTCGCCAAGGGAATGGTCAAGTACGACATGCATCCGTCGTTCCTTGAGGAATTCGGCGAGCATGCAAAGATTCACGACTACAATGGCCCCAACGGAGCGCCACGTCTGGAGTTCGAGATTCCAGTGGAGAAACTCGATCGCTTCAACGAGCTAACCCATGGCCGCAGCTGGGTTTCCATATTCGGAGGACCGAAATGA
- a CDS encoding DUF1266 domain-containing protein produces the protein MFEAKMRGDWVAYFARLAENRLFFEIQKDKADATPSATYAVFGHDPRVIGGRIWAVYTEGMLPTPEPHRVFDWNFVEWFPKVWKPTDPPFIVVNPGSPCEAFLPSAPPHSAAWAQFGEQAPDRKRSQQLHTLRFGGPLHGTVAHGLACGALLCVHNGSFWNAMAWHGMGYPGERKRLREWWGITTREEWQYYLRDLLACDQHSSVWDFALRLRRTIARDFGGYVDVGYWRQAATNVIRATSEGTVVVSEEGVTKTEPRPESEVQARIEGVHRLIGRITRYEARMRADGVLDENRYVFSVDAWDLGRASKMARWGLGARFGTLEEAESAVIQAGRAAARSYKSWRDFSAGYILGRSLHFDEEEFGPWYEDMVSAHRILMSDPDSPWLTIPFR, from the coding sequence TTGTTCGAGGCCAAGATGCGTGGGGACTGGGTGGCGTACTTCGCGCGGCTTGCGGAGAACAGGCTGTTCTTCGAGATACAGAAGGACAAGGCAGATGCCACGCCCAGCGCCACGTACGCCGTCTTCGGGCACGATCCGCGTGTCATCGGCGGACGTATCTGGGCCGTCTACACCGAAGGCATGCTGCCGACGCCGGAACCTCACCGAGTGTTCGACTGGAACTTCGTTGAATGGTTCCCCAAGGTGTGGAAGCCGACCGATCCACCGTTCATCGTTGTAAACCCGGGCAGTCCTTGCGAGGCGTTCCTTCCCTCCGCACCGCCACACTCGGCGGCTTGGGCACAGTTCGGCGAGCAGGCTCCGGATCGGAAGCGGTCACAGCAGCTGCACACCCTCCGCTTCGGCGGCCCCCTGCACGGCACCGTCGCCCACGGCCTCGCCTGTGGTGCACTCCTGTGTGTCCACAACGGCTCCTTCTGGAACGCCATGGCCTGGCACGGCATGGGATACCCGGGTGAGCGGAAACGGCTTCGCGAGTGGTGGGGCATTACCACCCGCGAGGAGTGGCAGTACTACCTCCGCGACCTCCTTGCCTGCGATCAGCACAGCTCGGTCTGGGACTTCGCCCTCCGGCTGCGCAGGACCATCGCCCGGGACTTCGGCGGTTACGTCGACGTGGGGTACTGGCGGCAGGCCGCCACCAACGTCATCCGGGCGACCTCCGAAGGGACGGTTGTCGTCAGCGAAGAGGGCGTCACGAAGACAGAGCCCCGGCCCGAGTCCGAGGTGCAGGCCCGGATCGAGGGCGTGCACCGGCTCATCGGGCGCATCACCCGCTATGAGGCCCGCATGCGTGCCGACGGCGTGCTCGATGAGAACCGGTACGTCTTCTCCGTTGACGCCTGGGACCTCGGCCGTGCATCGAAGATGGCCCGGTGGGGACTCGGAGCCCGGTTCGGAACGCTCGAGGAGGCCGAGTCCGCCGTCATCCAGGCCGGCCGTGCCGCCGCTCGGTCCTACAAGTCGTGGCGCGACTTCTCCGCCGGCTACATCCTCGGCCGCTCCCTCCACTTCGACGAGGAGGAATTCGGTCCCTGGTACGAGGACATGGTCAGCGCCCACCGGATCCTGATGTCCGACCCCGACAGCCCCTGGCTCACCATCCCCTTCCGCTGA
- a CDS encoding ATP-binding protein, whose amino-acid sequence MPENEPSESPESWDYTLYVPNDLRAVTVCRRTLRLILTLHGLIGLVDTAELLAAELVSNAVRHTKGPAALRVRRTPEGMVWIGAWDTDPAPPDPPRPLEQVADLELEDGRGLGLVRACAEYWGWQPTARFGDRGKFVWCELGVA is encoded by the coding sequence ATGCCCGAAAACGAGCCCTCCGAGTCTCCTGAGTCCTGGGACTACACCCTCTACGTCCCGAACGACCTCAGAGCGGTGACGGTGTGCCGCCGCACTCTGCGCCTGATCCTGACCCTGCACGGTCTGATCGGCCTGGTCGACACGGCGGAGCTGTTGGCGGCGGAGCTGGTGTCGAACGCCGTGCGGCACACGAAGGGGCCGGCCGCGCTGAGGGTCCGCCGTACCCCGGAGGGCATGGTGTGGATCGGGGCGTGGGACACGGACCCGGCCCCACCGGACCCTCCGCGCCCGCTGGAGCAGGTGGCGGACCTGGAGCTGGAGGACGGGCGGGGGCTGGGGCTGGTGAGGGCGTGCGCGGAGTACTGGGGGTGGCAGCCGACGGCCCGGTTCGGGGACCGGGGGAAGTTCGTGTGGTGCGAGCTGGGAGTGGCGTGA